In Mucilaginibacter sp. KACC 22063, the genomic stretch GGGCACGTAATTACAAATTACTTGATGGTAAAGGCCAACGATTAACACTGCTGAATAACTGGGAGTCGACTTATTTTGATTTCAATGAGCAAAAGTTAGGCGAGTTATTAAAGGATACTAAAAAACTGGGAGTCGACTTGTTTTTGCTTGACGATGGATGGTTTGGCAACCAGTATCCGCGTAATGACGATCATGCGGGTTTGGGCGATTGGCAGGAAAACAGGAAAAAGCTGCCTAACGGCATAGCGGCAATTGCAAAAGAGGCCAGCGCCAACGGTGTAAAATTTGGAATATGGGTTGAGCCGGAAATGATAAACCCTAAAAGTGAATTGTATCAGAAGCATCCGGATTGGGTAGTGAAAGACCCTAAACGTGATGAGTATTATTTCAGGAACCAGTTAGTGCTTGATCTAAGCAACCCTAAAGTTCAGGACTTTGTGTACAATATTATCGATTCACTGTTTATAAAAGACCCGGCTTTAGCATACATCAAATGGGATTGTAATGCGGTAATTTATAATGCTTATTCAGCACATTTGAAAAATGAGCAGTCGCAGTTTTACGTTGATTACGTTAAAGGTTTATATCTGGTTTTGCAACGTTTAAGAGCAAAGTATCCTGAAATACCTATGATGCTATGCTCTGGCGGTGGTGGCCGTGTTGATTACGGAGCGCTGCAATACTTTACGGAGTATTGGCCAAGCGATAATACTGATCCCTTAGAACGCATTTTTATACAGTGGGAATATTCCTATTTCTACCCGGCTATTGCCAGTGCTAACCATGTAACTGATTGGGGCAGGCAGCCGATAAAATACAGGGTTGATGTTGCCATGATGGGGAAACTGGGTTTTGATATCGTAGTTGACAAGCTTAGCACCAATGATCTTAAATTTTGCCAGGATGCCATTACAACTTATAATAGTCTAAAATCAATGATATGGCAGGGCGATCAATACAGATTGCTAAATCCGCGCGAAAACAGTGTAGCATCGGTAATGTATGTAAACGCTGATAAAACAAGCGGTGTAATGTTCAACTACTTGGTAAATAACCGTTACGATGAAGGCAGTAAAGCCCCCATACTTTTAAAAGGGCTTGACGCTGAAAAGAATTACAGTATAAGAGAAATCAATATATATCCCGGTAGCAAATCACCATTTGTAAGTGAACGGATTTTTTCAGGAGATTTTTTAATGAAAATAGGATTTAATCCATACGTAAATTCAGGTCGTAGCAGTGTGATTATTAAGATTGATGCAGTAAAATAATATTTATTTGTTCAACTGCTTCTTTAATAGCAGGTATCTTTATAGTTTCTGTATTTTATAATATAGAAACTATTTTTCTTTTAAATAAATTCCAATGCTTTTAAAATGCGAATCAGCATTTTAAGCCCCCTTTAATTTGCCGTTTAGCCCCCCTTGCGGCACGATAAAAACCTATTAATTAGCTTAAAGTAAAGCGAGCCAATTACGCTTTCATTGCCAATTAATAAAAGCATAAACTTAAATTTTTTCTATGGATAAAGTCAGTAATCAATGACGCTGTTACAGCGTGCTATTGCGCATTCCCTTACAAATTAATTAAACCATCCAATTAATCCTAAAACGAACAATATGAGAAAACTTATATATCTCTTATTACTTTTTTCTTTCACAATTATTTCCGGTTTATGGCAGCCTGCATTTGCACAAGGCTCATTTACTCTAAAAGGCAGGGTACTTGATTCAAAAGGTAACACCTTACCCGGAGCAACAGTTAAAGTAGAAGGCACAACGCAGGGCGTTATGGCCGATGCTTCCGGAAGCTTTTCAATTACATTGAAAGCCCCGTCAACATTAGTGGTGTCATTTACAGGTATGGCAACCAGAAGTGTCAGCGTTACAAGTGCTACAAAAACGATAGACGTAACGTTGTCTGACAATGGCCGTAATTTAAATGAAGTAGTTGTTGTGGGCTATGGTACACAAAAACGTGCAGACATTACCGGGTCTGTTACAACGGTACCTAAAGCCAGGTTGTCGCAATTGCCGGTTACCAACGTATTGCAGGCATTAGAAGGTGCGGTAGCGGGTGTAAATATCACTACTACATCATCTGTACCGGGTAGCCAGCCAACTACACTTTTAAGAGGTCAAAATTCCATCAACGCAAGTTCCAGCCCTTTTGTGGTAGTTGATGGTATTCCGTTAAGTAAAACCGGCGGATCATTAAATGATATTAACCCAAATGATATTGCGTCAATGGAGATCCTTAAAGATGCATCTGCTGCTGCAATTTATGGTACAAACGCATCAAACGGCGTTATCCTGATCACTACCAAAAGAGGTACCACGGGTAAAGCTGTAATTCGTTATACCGGTTATGGCGGTTTTGAAAACCTGGCCCATGTGTTAGAACCAAGAGATCCGGCATCATTTACACAAAAATACCTGGATTACCTGTCGCAAAATAACCTGAAACAGCAATTTACTGAGCCGGTTTATAATAGCGGCGAACGTGCCAATTATGCAGCGGGCCGTACTGTTGACTGGATGAAGGAAGTTACCCAACAAGGTTACATGCAGGATCATAACCTGAGTGTATCGGGCGGTACTCCTGATGTTAAATACTATGTATCGGGCGACTACCTGAAGCAGAAAGGCGTAGTTAAAGGTTATCAATACAACAGGGTAAGTATCCGTTCAAATCTGGATATCAATGTTACAAACTACCTTACCGTTGGTACATCAGCCTTTATTACCAACAACAATTACGATGGGGGCAGGGCCAACTTATTATTTGCTACAGCCATGAGCCCTTATGGCAGCGTTTATAATACAGATGGTACTTACATGATCTATCCGCAGGCACCAGAGCAGTTATATACCAACCCGCTGTTAGGTTTAACAACCAGTGTAATAAACCGCAGTGTAAACTTGGTAGGTAATGGTTATGGCGAAATCAAATTCGGTGGCTTTTTAAAAGGGCTGCGTTACCGCCTTAACGTTGGTTACAACTATTTGCCTACGCGCTATAATTCTTATAGCGGCCGTTTAGCTAACACACCATTGGGTTCGGCAACAGCACGAAACGAGGAAACCAGAAGTTACACCATTGATAACCTGCTATATTATACCAAAGATATTGGTAAACACCATATTGATATAACAGGACTATATGGCGCACAGCAACGTAATTACTTTGTTAGCGGCCTAACAGGTACAGGCTTTATAAACGATGAACTTACCTTTAACCAGATAGGTGTTGCTTCAACAGTTTCAGGTGCATCTGTTAACGGTAGTTTTTCAGGAAGTTATGCCGATAGATATGCTTTAAACTACCAAATGGGGCGTGCGGTGTATTCTTATGATCAACGCTATGTGATTACGGTAACAGGCCGTCGCGACGGGTCATCGGTGTTTGGCGCTAATACAAGCAAATATGGATTTTTCCCATCTGCAGCATTAGCATGGAATATCAGTAACGAATCTTTTCTCCAAAATTCAAAGATTGTTAATAACCTGAAGTTAAGAGGTTCTTACGGTAGTGCCGGTAACGAAGCAATCTCTGTATATCAAACTATCACTACTGACGGTACGGTTCGTTTCCCTTTCAATGGTGTAAGCAATGTCGGTGTACAGGCCAGCAACTTAGGTAATGCTAACCTGCATTGGGAAAGTACAAAGCAAGCTAATATTGGTGTCGATTTCTCTGTTCTAAAAAACAGGATAAGCGGTACTATAGATGCTTATAACTCAAATACCAGCGGACTTTTATTGAAAAGAAGCCTGCCTGCTATAACAGGTTATGCCAATGTTTGGGATAATTTAGGCAAAACTAATAATAAAGGCCTTGAAGTAACGCTTACTACCCGTAACATCCAGGGTGACGATTTTCGTTGGGAAAGTAACATCGTTTATGCAACTAACAAAAATAAAATAGTAGACCTTTACGGAGATAAGCAAAGCGATTTGGGTAACCGCTGGTTTATTGGCCAACCAATAAGTGTTATATACGATTATAAAATGGTAGGCGTATGGCAAAAAGGTGAAGATCCGTCGAAACAAGACCCAACAGCCAAGCCTGGCGACCTTAAATTTGCTGACTTAAACGGTGACGGCAAGATTACGCCGGACGACCGTACAGTATTAGGCCAAACTACACCAAAATGGACAGGTGGCTTAACCAACACATTCCATTACAAAGCATTAAGCTTAAGTGTGTTTATACAAACTGCACAAGGCGCTTTAAGAAACAATGCCGATTATAATTATGCAGATGAGGCAGGAAGAAGAAATACCCCTGCTGAAATCGGATACTGGACACCTACAAACGGAAGTCAGGAATTCCAATCGTTATCTTACACTAATACCAGAGGATATGGTTATCCGCACGATGCCAGTTACACCCGTTTAAAGGATATTACTTTAAGTTACAATCTGCCTACAAGCCTGATCTCAAAATGGGGAATATCAAGCCTTAACGTTTATGCCAGCGGACGGAATCTTAAAACCTGGACAAACTGGATAGGATGGGATCCTGAACAGACCTATTATACCCGTGGCTCAGGCGACTACGTAAACAACTATCCGCTTACACGCACCATTGTACTCGGTTTAAATGTTTCATTAAAATAATCAGCACAACTACATGAAAAAGATATACTTGATATTAGGAACTATAGGGATGGTTGCTGCAACGTTTACTGCATGCAAGAAAAGTTATTTAAATGAAAAGCCTTATTCATCTTATGCTCCTGTAACCTTAACAGATTCGCTGGGTTTTGAGGCAGAGCTTATTGGACTTTACCAGCGTCAAACCGGTATCCTTACATGGGCTGACCAGCAGGGCTGGCCAAGCGTATGGCAGGTAGGTACTGATGTGGCTAACGCAACAGCTAATCAACAGGGTGTTGAAGTACCCTATTATAATTATTCGCAGCTGACCTCCACAGATCCGGCCGCCTCATTTGTATGGAGCCGTTATTACAGTATCATCAATAACTGCAATATTATTATTGATGCTGCACAGGATCAATCGCTTACCAAAATTGGCCCGGTAGGTAAAAAGCAAGCCGAAGCCGAAGCTAAATTTTTCAGAGGCTATGCCTATAATACGCTTGCTACCTTATTCGGCAAGGTGCCTATTATCCTTCACACGGTAACAGGTCCAAAATTTGATTACACACGTGCTTCGCTTGATGATGTTAACAACCAGATCATCAGCGACCTTACATTTGCAGCAACCAACGGTTATGATTTAAACGCCGGAACCAGGAACGTTAACGTACAGGGTAAACCGGTTGGCAGGGCCAACAAATACATGGCTATGCAGGCATTAGCAGAAGCTTATTTACGTATGGGCAAAAATGACCTGGCAGAGCAGCAGGCGCAGGCAGTAATCAACAGCGGTAAGTTCAGCTTAATTAAATCTCGTTACGGGGTAAGGGCAAGCGGTGCCGGTGATTATTATTCTGATATGTTTGTATATGGCAACCAGCGCCGTTCGCAGGGTAATGCAGAAGCCATTTGGGTGTTGGAGCAGGAAAATCCTTCAACCGTTGTTGGTGGTAATGTTGATAACGCACAGCAACGCCGTGTTTGGGGAGCTGCATATTATGCGATTCCGGGTATGGCACTTGCAGATAGCCTTGGTGGCCGAAGCATTGCCCGTTTACGTTTAAGCAATTGGGTAATTTATTCGTTGTATAAAAATACAGGTAGCGACATCAGAAACTCACAATACAGCCTGAAAAGACGTTTTTATTACAATGACCCTGCATACCCTAATCTGCTTGGTAAACAAGTGCCCTACACTGGTGCCGATACACTTTTCCGTATTTGCCCGATGATTACCAAATGGGGAGCGTTTGATCCTAATGATACATTTGGTTATGCCATGATCAAGGATTTTATTATGATGCGCCTGGGCGAAACTTATTTGCTTTTGGCCGAAGCCCAGATGAAACAGGGTAAAACAGGTGATGCTGCAAACACCATTAACGTACTTAGGGCCAGGGCTAACGCAACGCCGGTAACCGCAGCCGATATCAACCTCGATTTTATTCTGGACGAACGCGCAAGGGAACTTATTGGCGAAGAGAACCGAAGGATGACCTTGATGCGTACCGGAACATTAGTTGACAGGGCTTTGCGCTTAAACAGCAATGATGCCCAGAAGCCGATCACCGGTTTAACGGCAAAAAACCTTTTGTTACCAATACCGCTTACAGAGATACAGCTAAATAAAGATGCTGTACTACAGCAAAATCCGGGTTATTAATTGCTAATCCTTTTAAAAAGAAGCGGCTCTTTCAAAGGCCGCTTCTTTTAATTTCCCGCGTGTTTGTTAAGCTCATATGATTACTTTTATGGGCAATAGCCTTTTTGAAAAGCATTTACCATGATTAAATTTCCGTCATCGCTTATAATCTTATTGTTGTTTTTTATTACCCCGGTCACAAAGGGGCAAAGCACACAGCCCTTGTCTGGCCGTAAGCAATGGCTTGTTTTGATGGATAAAGTAGCGCGGCCGGTAATGGAGAACCTGGCGCATGACGAATTGAAATCAAAAATGCCCATGCAACTGTCAAGCCATATCGATAATGCACAGAGCAGGGCATCGGTAGGATATCTCGAAGCATTTGCACGCACACTTAACGGCATTGCGCCATGGTTGCAATCAGATGGGGGAAGTGCAGATGAAATTGCTTTACGTAATCAGTATCGAAAATGGGCTTTACAGGCTATTGCAAATGCCGTAAATCCTAAATCAAAAGATTATATGAAGTGGAATGGCGGCCAGCCGTTGGTTGATGCTTCTTTTTTTGCTTATGCATTGATACGTGCTCCGTGGCTTTGGGAAAACCTGAATGATACGGTGAAGGCGCAGGTAGTAGATGTTTTGAAAGGAACACGTAGTACAGTGCCGGTATACTCAAACTGGATACTTTTTTCGGGGATGATTGAGGCCTTTTTTTGTAAATATAATTTGGATTATGATCCGGTACGTATAGAGTACGGTATCCGTGAGTTTACAGAACATTGGTATGTGGGGGACGGTATGTATGCCGATGGGATGGATTTCCATTTGGATTACTATAACAGCTTTGTGATCCAGCCATACCTAAGTACCATACTCGAAGAAGTAAATGCTAAGAATAAAAGCTATACGAGGCAAGCAGCAAAGCAATTGCTAATCGGACAGCGTTACGCTGTTATTTTAGAGCGTTTAATCAATACAGATGGTAGTTTTCCTGTAATCGGCCGGTCAATCGCTTATCGTTGTGGTGCTTTCCACCACCTTGCTAACGAAGCTTTAAAAAAACGTTTACCCGCTTCGCTTAAGCCGGCACAGGTGCGGTGCGCATTATTTGCTGTAATTAATAAGACCTTAAACGCTCCTGGAACTTTTACAAAAGATGGCTGGCTGAACATCGGCTTGTATGGCAAGCAACCTGATATAGCCGAATTTTACATTACAACAGGTAGCCTTTATCTCTGTGACGATGCCTTTTTGCCATTAGGCTTGCCAGAAAGCGATGAATTTTGGACAGCTAAGAACGAACCCTGGTCGTCAGTGAAAATATGGAGCGGCCAGGATTTTCCGGCAGACCATGCTTTGGATCTGCATTGAAATAATTTGATCAACATTATTATACACTCTGCAAATGAAAAATAAATCAATAATTAAGTGCCTGTTTTATGGTCTTTTTATGGCGTTTACCGGCATTGCTTTCAATGGTAATGCACAGGAAAAAGCATTTCATCCCGGGCAAATATGGCCTGATAATAAAGGTGTGCATATTAATGCTCACGGCGGCGGGATGCTTTATCACAATGGTATCTACTATTGGTTTGGCGAGCATAAAATAGAAGGCGATGCAGGCAACCGGGCAATGGTAGGTGTGCATTGCTATTCATCAAAAGACCTTTATAACTGGAAAGATGAAGGCATAGCCTTAGCCGTATCCAATGATACCACAAGCGATATAGCCAAAGGCTGCATACTGGAACGCCCGAAGGTGGTCTACAATAAAAAAACTAAAAAGTATGTGATGTGGTTCCACCTCGAGTTGCGTGGACAAGGTTACAAAGCTGCACGTGCGGGTTTAGCAATTGCCAATAAAGTTACAGGCCCTTATACATTTGTGAAAAGCTACAGGCCTAATCCGGGTGTAATGCCAGTTTACCCGGTGAATACTGCAGACAGTGATAAGGTAAATTGCACTAACCCAAAGAACAGGAGCGAAGGCTACTTTTGCCGTGATTTACCCGGCGGGCAAATGGCAAGGGACATGACCGTTTTTGTTGACGATGACGGCAAAGCCTATCATATTTTCTCTGCTGAAGAAAACGCTACGCTTGATATTGCTGAACTAAATGATGAATACACCGGCCACACTGGTAAATTTACACGTGTTTATGCAGGCCATTCTACCGAGGCACCAGCCATATTTAAGCGCAATGGTATTTACTATCTTATTGGCTCTGGTACTACAGGCTGGGCACCTAATCCGGCCAGATGGTTATCATCAACCTCTATATGGGGGCCGTGGACTTATCATGGTAACCCTTGTAAGGGTGATGGCTCACAAATTACTTTTGGAGGTCAAAGCACTTACGTTTTACCTGTAGCCGGTAAAAAGGATGCTTTCATTTTTATGGCCGACAAATGGACGCCTAAAAATGCTATTGACGGCCGTTACCTTTGGTTGCCTGTTGAATTTAACGGAAATGATATTGAAATACGCTGGAAAGACAGCTGGAGCCTTGATGATTTTAAAAACTAATATGAAAAAATTTAGTGCTTTATTTTTAATCCTGCTGTTTGCGGTAACTGCTTATGCACAGGATAGCCTGATTACCAATATACCTGCAAGAAAGTCGCTGAGCCTTAATGGAAAGTGGCATTATATTGTTGATCCTTACGAGACCGGCTTTTATGATTATCGCTATAAAGAAATGAATGCCAGCAATGGTGATGCTTATTGGAACACCGGTGTACCTGCCAATAAAACAGACAAAAAGGAGCATGGCTATATTGATAAGTATTCGTTAGATGTGCCGGGTGACTGGAACCACCAGAAGCCCGAGTTTGTGTACTATGAAGGCACAATCTGGTACCAGAAGAGTTTTGATTACCAAAAGGCTTCTGATAACGACCGCTTTTTTGTGTGGTTTGGGGCAGTTAATTACCGTGCAGACGTTTATTTGAACGGCAAAAAGCTTGGGATGCACAAAGGTGGCTTTACACCTTTTAACTTTGAAGTACCTGCTGCGTTACTAAAGGAAAAAGGAAACTTTTTAGTGGTAAAGGTTGACAATAAACGTTACACAGACGAGGTGCCTACGCTTAATACCGATTGGTGGAATTACGGTGGCATAACCCGTGATGTAAAGCTGCTTGAGTTGCCGCAAACCTTCATTCAGGATTTTGTAGTGCAACTTAAAAAGCCAGAACCTGGTAAATCGCCTGCATCAAATCCCGAAGTTATTGGTTGGATTAAGCTGAATACAGTGCCTGCCAACAGAGAAAAGCTAACTATCGAAATACCCGAGCTAAAGGTTAAACAACAATTTGTTGCTAATGCCGCTGTTACGCCAATAGCTTTCAAACTGCCTAAAGTGCAGTTATGGTCGCCGGAAAATCCAAAGCTGTACCGCGTTATTGTTCGATCATCCACAGATAAAACTGAAGATAAAATCGGTTTCAGAACTATTGAAGCATTCGGTAAACAGGTATTACTGAATGGCAAGCCGATATTTATGAGAGGTATCTGTATTCATGGCGAAATAGCTGAAGATGTGCGACGCGCAGTAGGTTATGATGATGCCCGCGAATTGCTAAATAAGGCTAAAGCATTAGGCTGTAATATGGTTAGGTTAGCGCATTACCCGCACGATGAAGCTATGACCCGTACTGCCGATTCGTTAGGTGTATTGGTATGGTCAGAAATCCCGGTTTACTGGACGATTGACTTTGGCAGTCAGGCAGTACTGGCAAAAGCCAAAGCGCAACTGCATGAGATGATCAACCGCGATCACAACCGTGCGAGTATCATTATCTGGTCGGTAGGGAATGAAACACCTATTAGCCAAACCCGTACTGATTTTATGCATAATTTGATTACCGAAGCTAAGTTGCTCGATGATACACGCATGGTCTCTGCTGCGTTGGAGGTGAACTACAGCTCGGGTAAAGACCTCAATATTGTAGACGATCCGCTTGGTCAGTTTGTGGATCTCATTGCATTTAACGAATACCTGGGCTGGTACGGAGGTTTGCCGGATAAATGCCGCACCACCAACTGGGGTACACCCTACAACAAACCATTATTTATCAGCGAAACAGGTGCTGAAGCTTTAGCCGGTTTCCATGCCGATTCGCTGACAAAGTTTAGCGAAGAATACCAGGAATGGTATTATAAAGAGCAAACAAACATGTTTAAAAGGATGCCTGACAACTTTGTAGGTGTATCGCCGTGGGTAATGGTAGATTTTCGCTCCCCTAAACGTAATAACCCAGTATACCAGGAAGGTTGGAACCGAAAAGGCCTGTATGGTGAAAAAGGTGAAAAGAAGAAAGCCTTTTTCATTCTTCAAAAATATTACAACGATATAGAGAAAAAGGGAATAGGACATAAGTAGATTTTTAGCTAATCTGTTCCTTGAAATAATAATAATGAAAACTTGAAAATCTGATTTCTGCAACAAATAGTCTATTTAAGGCATATTTTGAAAAAATGAGTACAATATATTTGATGCTATTAACCAATTAGCAACTTTTACAGTACTCATTTTTTTATTTACGTAATGTCGCGGTAGCAATTAAATACCGTAGATTATATTATTACTATGAAAGCATTAAGTTGTGCCACTCCCGGCACGTTTGAATATATCGAAGTTCCTAAGCCTGTTTTAGAAAAAGGGCATGCAATAATCAAAATAAAACGAATTGGCGTTTGTGGCACAGATTTGCACGCATTTCAGGGTACGCAGCCATATTTTAATTATCCCAGAATCTTAGGGCATGAGCTTTCCGGAGAGCTTGTGGAGGCCGATGGTGCATCTGGTTTTGAAATAGGCGAATATGTAACTTTTGTGCCTTATTTTAATTGTGGTAAATGTATTGCGTGCCGCAACGGAAAGCCAAACTGTTGTACCAATATTAAGGTATGCGGTGTGCATGTGGATGGTGGCATGACCGAATATTTACAAGTTCCGGTCGATGCTTTGGTACATGGTGAAGGATTGTCTTTAGATGAGCTGGCACTTGTAGAGCCATTAGCCATAGGGGCACACGGTATCAGCAGGGCCAATGTGCAAGCCGGTGAATTTGTGTTAATTGTTGGTGCTGGCCCCATAGGTTTAGGCCTAATGGAATTTGCCCGCATTGCCGGCGGACATGTAATTGCAATGGATGTAAACCAGGAGCGCCTGGACTTTTGCAAAACTAATCTGGGTGTTGATTATACTATTAATGCCGCTACAGAGGATGTAATAGAAGCACTGAAACAAATCACCAATAATGATTTTCCAACTGTAGTGATCGATGCCACTGGTAATCAGCGCGCTATTAACAATGGGGTACAGTACCTGGCACATGGTGGGCGTTATGTGCTTGTGGGTTTGCAAAAGGGTGATCTTGTTATGAGTCACCCTGAGTTTCATAAACGCGAGTCCACATTAATGAGCAGCCGCAATGCAACACATCAGGATTTTAAGCAGGTAATCAGTGCCATAAAAAATGGTTTGGTCAAACCATCGAATTACATAACGCATAAAGTAACCTTTGATGCCGTTAAGGATGAATTTGAAAAATGGCTCGATCCGGCTAATGGGGTGATCAAAGCAATGATCGAAATAGGCTAACCATTTACTAAGTAACCAATTATAATGAAGAGAAGAACTTTAATAAAAGGCGCATTAACAGGGGTATCATCATTATACCTATCCCAGTTCTATAAAAAGGCTTTCGGAGCAGTGCCGTCTGGAAATTCTTTTGCAAACGGGCCTTTTCAGCCTACCTGGGAATCCCTGTCTAATTATCAGGTACCGGAGTGGTTCCGTGATGCTAAATTTGGAATGTGGGCGCATTGGAGCCCGCAATGTCAGCCCGAGCGCGGCGATTGGTATGCACGCGGTATGTACCAGGAAGGCAGCGATCAATACAATTATCATTGCCAGAAATACGGCCATCCTTCAAAATTCGGTTTTAAAGATGTGATCAATGAGTGGAAAGCTGACAAATGGGATCCTGAAGAATTGGTATCGCTATACAAAAATGCCGGGGCAAAGTATTTTGTGGGGTTAGCCAATCACCACGATAATTTTGATCTGTATGACAGCAAATACCAGAGCTGGAATTCGACACGCTTTGGCCCTAAAAAGGATATCATTAAAGGTTGGGCAGAAGCAGCTAAAAGAAACGGTTTGCCTTTTGGGGTAAGTATACATGGATCGCACCCGTGGACATGGTATGAAGTAGCACAACGCTCTGATAAGAAAGGCCCGTTAGCTGGTGTACCTTATGATGGTAAACTGACTAAAGCAGATGGAAAAGGTAAATGGTGGGACGGTTATGATCCTCAGGAATTATATGCGCAAAATCACCCGCTTAGCGAAAAAAGTGAAGATAATGGATCCATACACAGGCAATGGGCTTGGGGCAATGGCGCTTACCCGCCATCTAAAGCTTATTGCGAAAAATTTTATAATAGAACCATTGATCTGATTAATAAATATGAACCAGATCTGGTTTATTTTGATGATACTGTTTTACCATTATGGCCGGTTAGTGATGCGGGTTTACGCATTGCGGCTCACATGTATAACCGAAGTATCAGTAAACATGGTAAACTTACAGCAGTAATTAATGGTAAGATTTTAGATGAGCAACAACGCAAATGTATGGTTTGGGATATAGAGCGGGGGCAAAGCAACAGCATAGAACCATTACCATGGCAAACGGATACTTGTATAGGCGGTTGGCATTATGAAAGAAGAATATATGATGATAACAGTTACAAATCTGCAAAAACGGTTATTCATACGCTGGTAGATGTGGTAAGTAAGAATGGCAATTTGCTGCTTAACATTCCGGTGAGGGGCGATGGATCGATAGACGAAAAGGAGCGTGCAATAGTTGGCGGTATAACCGACTGGATGCACGTTAACAGCGAAGCTATTTACGGTACCCGCCCTTGGACAACTTTTGGCGAAGGGCCTGCTATGGAATCGGCAGCGCCGCTTAGTGCACAGGGTTTCAATGAAGGCAAAGGAAAGCCATTTACTGATAAAGATATCCGCTTCACTACTAAGGGTAAAACCCTGTATGCAACTTTATTAGGCTGGCCTGCAGATGGTGAAGCCTTAATTACCAGCCTTGCCGGCAAAGGTAAGGTGAATGCTGTAAGTATGCTTGGAAATAATAGTCAGCTCGCTTTCAAGCAGGAACAAAATGGATTACAGGTAAAAATGCCAGGCACACAGCCTGCTAAGGATGCCGTTGTTCTGAAGATTGAAGGTGCAATTGTTTAACTGGTATATCAGAACCAATATTAACTAAAAAAGACGCTTTAAGGCGTCTTTTTTAGTTGGGAGAGAGTCTATATAGATTAATTATTCTTTTACCATTCGGCTGCCATACAGCGGACCCGCACT encodes the following:
- a CDS encoding alpha-galactosidase; this encodes MASYQKQLLKSVLTFSSVILITAGVKAQQITIPVETETTALVLQATAGKDLNTVYLGQKLNNKADYDKVAAAYEQPNDYSVLFNSAYTPSGSRNLLEPAISVTHADGNNSLELKYVSHNLTKVDDNVSLLTIKLKDPAYNFMVTLFYKSYYKENVIEQWSEISHLEKGNVTLHKFASANINLRAGSYWLRQYHGDWAKEMRPEETQLTHGIKTLDSKLGTRADLFMPSVFMVSLDKPSTEDEGQVLFGGLEWSGNFRTDFEVDPKDHLRIISGINNYASAYQLKPGTVFKTPAFVYTLSGNGKGEASRNLQNWARNYKLLDGKGQRLTLLNNWESTYFDFNEQKLGELLKDTKKLGVDLFLLDDGWFGNQYPRNDDHAGLGDWQENRKKLPNGIAAIAKEASANGVKFGIWVEPEMINPKSELYQKHPDWVVKDPKRDEYYFRNQLVLDLSNPKVQDFVYNIIDSLFIKDPALAYIKWDCNAVIYNAYSAHLKNEQSQFYVDYVKGLYLVLQRLRAKYPEIPMMLCSGGGGRVDYGALQYFTEYWPSDNTDPLERIFIQWEYSYFYPAIASANHVTDWGRQPIKYRVDVAMMGKLGFDIVVDKLSTNDLKFCQDAITTYNSLKSMIWQGDQYRLLNPRENSVASVMYVNADKTSGVMFNYLVNNRYDEGSKAPILLKGLDAEKNYSIREINIYPGSKSPFVSERIFSGDFLMKIGFNPYVNSGRSSVIIKIDAVK
- a CDS encoding SusC/RagA family TonB-linked outer membrane protein encodes the protein MRKLIYLLLLFSFTIISGLWQPAFAQGSFTLKGRVLDSKGNTLPGATVKVEGTTQGVMADASGSFSITLKAPSTLVVSFTGMATRSVSVTSATKTIDVTLSDNGRNLNEVVVVGYGTQKRADITGSVTTVPKARLSQLPVTNVLQALEGAVAGVNITTTSSVPGSQPTTLLRGQNSINASSSPFVVVDGIPLSKTGGSLNDINPNDIASMEILKDASAAAIYGTNASNGVILITTKRGTTGKAVIRYTGYGGFENLAHVLEPRDPASFTQKYLDYLSQNNLKQQFTEPVYNSGERANYAAGRTVDWMKEVTQQGYMQDHNLSVSGGTPDVKYYVSGDYLKQKGVVKGYQYNRVSIRSNLDINVTNYLTVGTSAFITNNNYDGGRANLLFATAMSPYGSVYNTDGTYMIYPQAPEQLYTNPLLGLTTSVINRSVNLVGNGYGEIKFGGFLKGLRYRLNVGYNYLPTRYNSYSGRLANTPLGSATARNEETRSYTIDNLLYYTKDIGKHHIDITGLYGAQQRNYFVSGLTGTGFINDELTFNQIGVASTVSGASVNGSFSGSYADRYALNYQMGRAVYSYDQRYVITVTGRRDGSSVFGANTSKYGFFPSAALAWNISNESFLQNSKIVNNLKLRGSYGSAGNEAISVYQTITTDGTVRFPFNGVSNVGVQASNLGNANLHWESTKQANIGVDFSVLKNRISGTIDAYNSNTSGLLLKRSLPAITGYANVWDNLGKTNNKGLEVTLTTRNIQGDDFRWESNIVYATNKNKIVDLYGDKQSDLGNRWFIGQPISVIYDYKMVGVWQKGEDPSKQDPTAKPGDLKFADLNGDGKITPDDRTVLGQTTPKWTGGLTNTFHYKALSLSVFIQTAQGALRNNADYNYADEAGRRNTPAEIGYWTPTNGSQEFQSLSYTNTRGYGYPHDASYTRLKDITLSYNLPTSLISKWGISSLNVYASGRNLKTWTNWIGWDPEQTYYTRGSGDYVNNYPLTRTIVLGLNVSLK
- a CDS encoding RagB/SusD family nutrient uptake outer membrane protein → MKKIYLILGTIGMVAATFTACKKSYLNEKPYSSYAPVTLTDSLGFEAELIGLYQRQTGILTWADQQGWPSVWQVGTDVANATANQQGVEVPYYNYSQLTSTDPAASFVWSRYYSIINNCNIIIDAAQDQSLTKIGPVGKKQAEAEAKFFRGYAYNTLATLFGKVPIILHTVTGPKFDYTRASLDDVNNQIISDLTFAATNGYDLNAGTRNVNVQGKPVGRANKYMAMQALAEAYLRMGKNDLAEQQAQAVINSGKFSLIKSRYGVRASGAGDYYSDMFVYGNQRRSQGNAEAIWVLEQENPSTVVGGNVDNAQQRRVWGAAYYAIPGMALADSLGGRSIARLRLSNWVIYSLYKNTGSDIRNSQYSLKRRFYYNDPAYPNLLGKQVPYTGADTLFRICPMITKWGAFDPNDTFGYAMIKDFIMMRLGETYLLLAEAQMKQGKTGDAANTINVLRARANATPVTAADINLDFILDERARELIGEENRRMTLMRTGTLVDRALRLNSNDAQKPITGLTAKNLLLPIPLTEIQLNKDAVLQQNPGY